CCACTAGTACTTATGAACAATCCCACACTGCAAATGAACGGTGTTCTTCTTAAGGTACAACTTGTTGCAATGAGACTATTATATTTTGGGTTCATATTCCATATGTTCATCAAGTAGTTTTCAGACATGATGATATAATCTAAGCACTATATCACTGGATTatacaacatcaattgtattgaGAGGAGGGGGTTAGTGGAATACGTTTTCTAGTACCTAGTATGTGACTTCTTCCTTATTTGTGATGTGTGATTTGTGGTAATGGCTTTCCACTGTGGGAAGAGGTCCCTGACATAATGTGCTTTCAGAAATAGGTACATCATTTTTATTGTCTATTTTCTTCGGCCTTATAGTGTCATCTTTAGTGAAATCCATTTTATTTAATGCTAATAGTGGCAGTACATACAGTATTGTCACCATATTTCTCAGACTACACCAGAAATGCTGAAGTCAGTCAATGTATGAAGCTTTTCAAGATGACCTTGGGAGAGCAATTACCATCTTTAGATCACTAGCTGTCATCACTGTCTAAAAGCTGCCTAAAAGCTGCAAGTATCACAGATGACACTTCCAAATGGAACTTGATGAAATGTAAttctcacaaaagaaaatgagatttacAAAAATCCTATGTTAGATATTTAACTATAGGAGCTGCAGCTTAAAGAAAGCTTAGGATACAGGGTGAATGTATTTATTGGATAAGGAATTTTTATGGTCAATTTTCCAAAAGTTTCtcttaaaatttctaaaacttgTCCTAGAATCCAGGAACTTGAAAGCTCAAGAAAAGAACTGAcctcttctgtttctctttgtgtttAGGCTGCAACCTCCCTTTCCCGGGACAGTGAAGGCTAAGATCCATTTGGGGAGGAAATTCTAAGAGTAAATAAAGggactcttctctctcctttggcCAAGAATACGGTTACATTCATCTGAACTCAATGAGGGTATGATGTAATTTTACTTTGCATAGTGGTTATACATTTTAGTAAATATATTCCTGAAGAGTACACGGAAACACAGAAGAACAGgatccattaaaaaaagaaaggaaagaaaaagggataTCTTAATATCTGATGATATAAATTTGATagaatagttttaaaagaaatgttactTTAAAGATGGCACTATATAAAGGACTTGTTTTCCTCACCTTTTTGGACCTCCAACAACGGCAGTACACGGCTTTATCTCCCAAATCCTCCATGTCAAAAGCATGTACTACCTTGGGGTTGTCTTTCTGGATGTGCGGGTTTACCATAGATTTGTTGCGATGATCTTTAGCATAAAATCTTTTGTAAGCTAGATAACCAATTGCAGCTGTCCCAGCAGCAAAGGTAACTGCTGCGATCCATTCAACTAGAGCAGGGAAGGAAAACAGGAATAATGATCAAAACCAAAACATACGCTAAGAATCTAACATGAATGTTCAGGAAATCCAGTTTTTGAGTATTGAGCATCCCAATAGTCAAAGGTTTTTAAGGTTAACAAAATGGTCAGAACACACTGGTATAATAGTCCCTTGTTAAGAGTTTCCCAGCCCTTACTGAGGCAACTGTGTATTTTCTATTGAGTGATGATAGCTAAATTAAGATAGATGGGGGAAACTTAGcaattattttacagatggagaaggaaaaacaaggcttaataatctttttaaagtgttcataaatagatttaaaataacATGTGAGCCAGCAGATAtctattgcttaaaaaaaaaaacctgatacttaaaaaaattcagagTACAAACAagaccctcccccccaaaaatcaGGAAGTGATTATGTTAACAAAATGACTGATTAGAGTTCATTTAAATAGTAGATCCTTACtgattttaaaacacattatCACAAAAACAATTGGTatctgaagaaaaaaacaaaaaaggacaaataaacaaaaccactCTTACTATTAAACATTCAAAGGAATATATCCAGCAGGATTCTGGGCTTCAaagtcactctttttttttttaaatttcaaagtgctttctcattaaaataaaaatcagaatgtaCTAATTTCATATTTCATAAAAACATGGTTAATATAATTACAGTTATATCCTCATTTAACAAAttcttaatttccatttctatCAGTGGATGATTATCTGAATTCCCTACaaacttcattttaaatttaatgacATTTTTCTACTCAATTATTTACTTGACTAGCAGGCCATCTATTCTTTTCAACGTAGCTTTTCAAGGAGCCCTTAGGAACCCAAGCACTTAACAACTACCCCAGTTCCAGGGAATGTTGGAGAGAAGAAAGTTCTGCATAGTCTGGTTAGCCTCAGCCTCAGAGGAGAGTTGTCTATTCCCAGCATGGAGTGGACTGCAGGAAGAAGTTGAACAGGGGTCAGGATAAACACACTGGACTGCTTCCCAGCACTTCCTGAGTCAGATCTTCATAGTGTTTGAAATAAGTTCCCAGACTATCAAATAAAGCCCTAGAGAGATAAGTACAAAAACACATTCCAAGGCcaaataaaaacatacaatgaATTAACCGTATGGCTTATTTACACTATTCAATCAAATTTCTTATTGCACTAACGTGAGTAATTACTGTACCTAATAGTGCCTTACATAAAATTGGAGCTCATTCTTACAAAACTCTAAAGGAAAGGAACAACCATTCTCACACTTAGTTCCTTTTATCTTGGTCTTCTCTTCTGGCTTATtcaataatttagtttttatcAAATGTTTCTAATCAGCACGTTCCTTCGATTCTATTTTTGACCACCATATTTTTCTCTACAAAGTAATTTAGTTTGTTTTCCTTCCCACAACATTTCCATTCCTCCTTGCTATAATACCCTCAGACAAACAGTAACGTTATGTCCCTTCCCAGGTGCTGCATGACTGAGAAAACAATAAGTCATTTGACAGCTTCAAACCTTTGGCCTCATTGGAAGGATGTTTTTTAACTACACATTTTGTGTAGATTTCTCTTGAACCTTAGTGCTGCTTCATGGTATTACCCTAAGGCAATTCCAAGCAGGGCTGGAACTTTGCTCTGATTTCTAGCTTGATTCATGATCTTCCCTTTTGATGCATTATTTTCCATGGAACTCCCTTGAGAAAATATTCCCTATGTCAGGCGCTACAGCAATCCACTTCTTAGCTAATGGAAAGCCACTCTGAATAGCTAATGTACCTATCATGAAATGGGCTAAAATATTGCTTTGCATAGCATATGTTCAATTATGTTTGCTGAATGTTATCTTTAGTACAAACTTAAAAGGGGGAAATATCCCGAAAGACTTAAATAACACAACTCCCTAAATGCTACTGATCTTAGTTACACCTAATTTTTAGGTGAATTATGAAGTCATCTCCAACAGATTTGTTTTAAAGGTGCCCACATATTACAAAAAGGCCCGAGATCCAAAGAACAACTACAGTTTGCTAGTATTAATTAGTCTCACCGTATTCTCTTTTTAGAGAATCCTACAGGAATTTCTACCTGAAATTCATGACAGACCAAAAGAATCTTTCTTAGCCATTAAAACATTCTTCTATTCTCTTTTCTCATACTACTAACAGAATCCATACAGTGACACTTATTTTTTCAAACCTTTACCTCCCCTGGAGTTTTTGATGGTGGAAGAAATGACAAAATAACTGACATGGAAAAGAGGCAACAGCAAATGAAAGAAACAGGAATTGACTCTAAATACTACCCAAGAGTGGCTGCCCCATGGGGAATCAAAACATGCACTCTGTGACCCTACCTCATAACAATGATCACTTATGACCCTATACAACTGTCACAGTACCATATGTGTGCTAGGAAAATGGCTTTGTATTTGCTCTAATGAGTTTTTTGGAATCAAAGAGCTAGATTAGATCTTAAGAATTCCCATCTCTTTTTATTCCCCTTCCCAAACTCTAATTTTCTAATCTCATTTGAGACAGATGTAAAAGttcccagaataagaaaaatgttgctgttttatcatttcatttctgCAGCCTGAATCAGTCTTTTCTGGCAAAAAGCTGTGGATGCCACTGGCAAGTctagggaaaagaaggaaaaggaaagtatACGGAGATAGACAAGCATGGTGATGGATTCAAGAGGCAACAATTAGAATAGAGAAAGAATTGAAAACCcgagacaataaacaaacaaacaaaaaaacaataaaacccaAGTAACATTTAGTCCCTGTGTATACGCCTATTAAGAACAGACACAATCTCAGAGGCAACAAGGACTTGACCAAGACCCAAGTTTCAGCTGGCACCTTTTAGACCCTCTTTTAGAACTGGGGTCCAGAAAAATCCTGAGCGTTATTCCTGCCTCTTCTGGATCATCCTCACTTCCCTTTTCTACAGACATCTCCCAAGGTATAGTATTCCTACTTTCTACCTacacaaatactatgaataagccaatataaagaacaaaatacagaaaacataTCTCTAAAATATCCCTCCCTTTCTTACTCTTCCCGTGGCCCACTATTGTACAATCTTGGTTCtcttttttagaattatttggAGATCAAGAAAACATGAACTTGTTCCCAAAGCCCTTGTTTATAAACCCATTCCTCGGCTTTTCTCTACGGTGGGGATTATTTTCCTTTAACTTAGACACAAATCTCACCCTACTTCTTTTCCTTTAGCCCCTTTTCTGCTCCAAACTGTCCTCTCCTGCCTAGTATCAACTGCCACAGAATCAGAATGTTGATCtcaggagagggggaggggagctgtGTTTAAATCTTTCCTCCCTTAGGTCTCCCCCAGATTGGTGGGCTGTGCTTGGTAAGGTTCTCCTCTTGAGGCCTGGTGTAAAGGTGGTGTTCAATGTTAgttaagcaaaaagaaataacagattaCTAATTTAAATTTGCAACTCCATCTGTCCATCCTACCATCACATTGCTCTTACACCAAATGACTTATCTTTGGCCTGGTCTTAATCTATTGTATTAAAGCGTGGAATTTAAATACTTcctgagattaaaaataaaacttttattatagAACATTTCAGAGAAACACAAGGAATAGTATAACGAATTTCCATTTACCCTCATCCAGCTCCAACAAATATCAATTTActgccaatcttgtttcatctatagcCACCAACCACCCCAATTATTTATTGTTGATAACCAAAGGTACTACCTCCTTTATTCTCAGTATGATCTGCACATTCCTTCTCAGACAAGAACCAAACGcttaaatagaaaaatttaaaactatacaataaatgaatatattctcattaaaaaataaagttattttaaatgacTCAATGAATTTATTGAACCCAAAcaatattttcatatgttgaggTTAAACTATAAAATTATGAATTAGTTTCAATAAAATAGATAAGGATATAAAAGTCAGAGAATAAGAACTTATGAAATTTAGTTTTGGTTACATGCGTTGTAGTGTTCAGGGTTCAGAGTGAATAATCAAGTGCAAGGTTGATAGACAAACATCTATTTTGTAACTTGAGGGTAAAGCAAAGTATGAAAAAAAGTGATTTGAGGGGACGGCAGGTTAAGGAaggccttttaaaatatttgctttagctggcttttttttaaacatcaagGTGAATTATGAGTGACTTTGGTCTAAAGAGAAGAAAACCCTGTGAGTAAGAGGCCTGAAGACTCATTAGTGAGGCAAGAGtttaaagcagcaagagaagaTGGCATCTGGAGGACACGGAGAGAGAATGGCCTCAGTTAATCTCTTCCTTCCAAATAGAGGGGATAGGATTGAGGATGAGAGCAGTTTCAATGCTCTCATTGAACATTCAATGAGTTTTGGAGGTTATTAAGGAGCGAGATGTCCAGTAAACCTCCTAAAGGTCATCTATTGTGTATGAGAAAGAGTCATTAGAGACTGGGGACTCTGCAGTAATGAAAGCCACTTAATGTTAGAAACTATAATAAACTAATATTTGgcatcaaataaaaaataagtttggtatgtcaattatacctcaataaggaaaaaaaaaataagtttgatgTCATCAACCAAACAGGTATCAAGAGCCATTTCAGGGACTGGGATCTTTGGATTTCAGTTCCAATCACTCATCCTCATCGCCTCTCCCAGATTCATGTCTTGGCCTGATTcccattaattttatttataacccACCCATTATTTTTCCACTGAATATAAACAAGAATTCTGCATGCATACacatacctttttattttttatttaacatatacTTACATAGTGCTTATCATTGTCAAATACCATTCTAAGCCCTTTAAaactattaacttatttaattgaGAAGAGAGATGGCCATGTTCCCCCAAATCATAAGATCTAAATTGATTTTCAATCTATAGGAATTAATAGGTTTGGTTTAAAAGTTGGGAGTAGAACAATTTCAGAGCTAAACATTATAAGGTGGATTCCCAAGACATTCTCTGTACCT
This genomic stretch from Diceros bicornis minor isolate mBicDic1 chromosome 6, mDicBic1.mat.cur, whole genome shotgun sequence harbors:
- the CISD1 gene encoding CDGSH iron-sulfur domain-containing protein 1 produces the protein MTLTSSVRVEWIAAVTFAAGTAAIGYLAYKRFYAKDHRNKSMVNPHIQKDNPKVVHAFDMEDLGDKAVYCRCWRSKKFPFCDGSHTKHNEETGDNVGPLIIKKKDT